From the Cygnus atratus isolate AKBS03 ecotype Queensland, Australia unplaced genomic scaffold, CAtr_DNAZoo_HiC_assembly HiC_scaffold_57, whole genome shotgun sequence genome, the window GCTGGTTAAGAAGGCAGGACTGGTGAAgaattagggggaaaaaaaaaggcactccGGTTTTGAGAATCGACCCGGTAGCTCTGTGCACAGGCCAAGGTAAGAAATACTAAGTATTGCCTTGGCAGTCGGGTGAGACTTGTGTGACGTGTGATTGAGATGTACTTTTGTATGAAGCGACTGCGGAGACCTGATCTGCGGTTCCGTAGCTCCGCTATCTAatggggggaggcaggggagcagggggacatGGCTTAGTCGCGCGAGTGAGGCTGAAGCTGACGCGCGCGCGTGATCTCTCAGCACAGATGGGATTGGCAGCAAGCTTTATTGTGATGGCGGCTGGGGACTGGAGCCAGGACGTGGGGCTGAGCACGGCTGAGCACGGCTCTCCGTGGCGTTGTTCAGGCCGGCTGTAGGGATTTGGGGCCCGATGTTGTAACCGGGAGCGGCTTCGCATCCGGACTGGCCCGGCGTGGCTGGAGCGGCTGCTGCGTTCAGGCACCGGGGAATCGCTGGAGGACCCCGATGCCGTTTCgctgtcagagctgctgctgctgctgctctgagcactgggGGCTGTAGCACGTCTGCTCCCACGCCGTCTTCGGGTCTGCCTCTGGGTATTTGGGGCCCGGTGTTGGAATGGGGAGCGGCTTCTTCTGTGGGCCGTcccctgctggctggagcatCGTCTCCGTTTAGGCCCCGGGGACCCACTGGGGGACCCCGATGCCGCCCGCCTGGCAgatctggtgctgctgctgctcccagcaccagttTGTGGTGCACGGCTGCTCCTGCGGCGTCTTCGGGGCCGGCTCTGGGGATCTGGGGCTGGACGTTCCAGCGGTGAGCGGCTTCTCGTCCGGGGTCGCCCCCGCTGGCTGGCGGGGTGTCTGCCTTCGGGCACCGTGGAGCGACTGGAGGTTCCTGGTGCTGTTccactggcagagctgctgctgctgtcgctgctgctctgagcactgggGGTTGTAGCACGTCTGCTCCGATGCCGTCTTCGGGTCTGCCTCTGGGTATTTGGGGCCTGGTGTTGTAATGGGGAGCGGCTTCTCTGGGCCGTcccctgctggctggagcatTGTCTCTCTTCAGGCCCCGGGGATCCACTGGGGGACCCTGATGCCGCCCGCCTGGCAgatctggtgctgctgctgctcccagcaccaccagtTTGTGGTGCATGGCTGCTCCTGAGGCGTCTTCGGGGCCGGCTCTGGGGATCTGGGGCTGGACGTTCCAGCGGTGAGCGGCTTCTCGTCCGGGGTCGCCCCCGCTGGCTGGCGGGGTGTCTGTCTTCGGGCACCATGGGGCGATTGGAGGTTCCTGGTGTTGTTTCAGTGTTAGGGCTGTGAGTGCTTCTCTCAGCACTGGTGTCATGGCGTCTTCGGGGCTGGTTAAAGGTGCCTGGTGCCCAAAGTACATGGCGGATCGTCGTCCGGTCTCTCTCCCGTCTTCTACTGTCAGTCACCAGGATCCCTTGTAATGGCCAcagtgctgcctggctgctggtgcccaCGCCAGCGCAGCTGTCGCACTCCCAGGTGCCTGCGCTGTTGGTCAAGTTGGAGCAGCGCCGGTGGGTGCCTTCGGCAGCGCAGGAGCggcacaggagcagctgccagggcCTGGGGAAGCAAAGAGTTGTGGCTGTGAGGACAAAGTGTCTGAGCCAGGGAGTGGCCGGCACACCCCTTGTGCTCTGTCCTGGCTCCCCCAGCATGTGCTGAGGCTGAGGACCTGTGCAGAGCCGCAGATGGCTGCTGAGGCAACTCACCCCTGTCCCTccgcctgctccctgccttgtgGGTAAAGGCATTCCCTGGCAGTACAGCGCCGGCACCTCTCTTGCAGCGATGCAGAGGCGTTGTTGTTCTCCCAGGCTGGTCCTCTGCAAGAGAAGGGACGAAATTGTCCAGTCCCTGGCCATGCGCAGCGCTTGTGCCCTCGTGTCtagagagcagggcagagggacacCAACCTGACTGGGACTCGGATCCCTCGGATCCCCATGATGGACATTTCTGAACGAAACTCCCCCCTGTTTCTGCAGACGGGGCACTTGATGCGGTGATTGTCTGTGTGTATGGCcagttcctgcagcagaaacacatgCGGTGAGAGGTGAGCgggccctggtgctgctgagcacctgccGTGCCCGCAGGGTGAGGGGAGGGCTCCTACCTGGATGCAGCCCCGGTGGAACCAGGCGTGACTGCAGGCTGGGCACACCATGGTGTGGTAGGACTTGCTGTCCCCCACAGGGTCCATGCAGATGGTGCAGGTGGTGTCCTGCTCTGGagctgcctgcactgcctgcTGAGGGCGGTGCTCCCagcagaaggacctgggggggagagggaagggaagggcgaGGTGAGAAGTGCTGGGCCTGCCGCGGTTGTGGCGAGGAGGGCAGAGGAACGTGAAGGAGCCCCAGGCCCATCCAGGCTCTGGCGCTGCCTctggctctgccaggctgctgggaagcacCACCGTGGGGTCCTCTCTTGcttggctggtgctggcagcccttACCTGTACCGCCCAAAGAACTGGGTGACACATTCTCCCTCCGAGGCGCAGGGGAGATGGAAGCTGCGTTCACAGCCCGTCTCCGTGCAGGTGATGGTGGCCCCTCGCTCGCCACAAACGAAGCATTGCTGAAAAGAACACAGCAGCCCCATTAGCAGCAGGCTCGATGCCGCCGCCACCGCTGGCCCCACacccctgggcagggcagggcacagggTGCGGGCGCTGCTGGGTCACACTCTGCAGACCCGCCTGGCGGACGAGGCTCgtctgccagagcagcagtttgTCCCGGAGCAGGTTGGAAAGGCTGGGATTGCTTCCTTGGGGTCCAGGCTAAGCTTGCGGGAGCATCTCCTGGCACAAACCTCCCTGTTCCCCATCAGGTCCTCACCTTCTGGGATGCCCGCTTGATCGCGCATCGGATGTCGTCAGGACGGTACCCCTCTATGTGTTTGCGCATGCTTCCACGCCGTGAAAGGCTATCCACAAAATACTgtagaagagaaaagagcaggatcTCATTAGGGGTCGTAGAGGAAGGGACCGTCCCTGGTGGGATGCTGACAGGAGCCACGGAGAACTCACCAGGCAAAACGCGTGGGCACAGAGCCCATTCCTTTTGTGTTTGGGGCCGCAGATGTTTGGGTCAGCATCTGCCCGGCCACACAGCATGCATGCTGGAGGGGAGAGAGCAAACGGCACAGCCATTGAGCGCCTTTGCGGGGCCAGGTGTCCCTGAGGGACTGTCCCCGAGGGCCTGTTCTGTCCCTGCCACgctggctgatgggcagggccagaggctgtggaggggaagggggcacaGCAGGCACAAGGGTCCCAGCAGGCACCCACAGCCCGACCTGGGCCCCCCCTGCCAAGGAGCAGAGGGGCCCTGCCCCGGGGTGGTTGGggagcccctgcctgcccctgcctcccctctcaGCCACAggcacccccccagcccctccccgcCCTCCTGTGGGATGGGATGCTTTTCTCTCACCTTGTTCCCTCGAGTCGGGAGCCTTCCGCTTCATTGCAGACATGGTGCACTTCGACAGCGAGCACTTGGAGAGTCGCTGCCCCAGCAGTGCCGGGGTTTCTCCTCCACACGCTCCTCTGCCGACCCTGAGGGAGAAGCAGGACGAGGGTGAGTCTGTAGCACGGGCCCGAGGTGTGGGACCCCTCCTCCCTCGGCAGCCCCggccagccccctcctccctgctctctccccaACTCACCAAATCGCACTGAGGCACGGCCCGAGCCCAGCAGCCTTTTATCTGCTCCTCGCCCCGCGGGTCACAGTGGCCATTGTGACATCACCACCGCACGCCCCCCGTTTGGGCAGGGACCCACTGTGACAGAGCCCCCGCCTCACGGGGGTGGCTGGAGGTGCCCCGCTGGGGCCTGGGCCCTTGGCACCCAAGCAAGAGGGTGGCCGCTCTTGCAGCCGGCGTGGGCTCAAACGCCGGGTCCCGCGGCACGCGGTGGAGAGGAAGGATTGCTTCCCTCGGCCTGCTGGCAACGCTCCCCGTGCCACAGGCAGGAGCGGAGATGTCCCTCggacagggctgcagccctggagtgGCGGCGCCTGCACCGCACCTTTGGGCCAGCATTGCCACCCTCCGGGACAGCCGCAGGACACCTGGCGTTTGGCTCGCAGCTTGCTCCCTCCTCACGTCCTTCTCCTCCACGGTTTCTCGAGAGCAGGGTGAGACCAGAGCTCGTTTTCTCCCCCAGACATCAGCAAGAGACGTTACAAAGCCAGCGGTCTTAATAGTCTTTACTGCAGTTGACAGTCCGGTCTGAGCCCTGACTCCTTTCTCCAACTCTCACCATCAGGGTTCAAAGCCTCCtaattagaatcacagaatcgtagaatcattaagggTGGAAAAGTCcctcaagatcatctggtccaactatccccctactaccaatgtcacccactaaagcatgtccctaagcacacgtacagcctttccttgaacacccccaggtgactccactacttccctgggcaacccgttccaattcCTGactattctttctgagaagaaattgtaGTGGGCCTACTTGGCaagttttggtagcgggggcccataggggtggcttctgtgcgaagaatccagaagctgccccattttagataagggccctgctgctgtccagagccaagccaataagcggTGTTGTTTGcgtctctgtgagagcatatttaagaaagggaaaaagctgctgcggaacagcagctgggagagagagaggagtgagaaacagccttgcagacccaaggtcagtgaaggagtgggaggaggtgctccaggcaccacagcagaagttcccctgcggcctgtggcgAGGACCacggtgaagcaggttgtccccctgcagcccatggagtagcacggtggagcagggttccacgctgcagcccgtggaagaggccacggtggagcaggtggacctacactgaagcaggctgcagcctgtggaggatccccgccagagcagattccgggccggagctgcagcccgtggagaggagcccacgcaggagcaggtgacctggcaggagctgccgcccgtgggggacccaggttggagcagtgtgctcctgacggatggaccccgtggtacggacccgtatctggagcagttcttgaagagctgctgcctgtgggaagcccacgcaggatcacTTTGGGAACGACCGCATCCCacgttggagcaggggaagagagtgaccgagaaggaacGGCAGAgacgaagtgctatagactgaccagAACCgccattcccccattcccctgcaccacttggtTAAAGAGGTAgaggagggtggatgggggcaaggtgttttgggtttctttcttttgtttctcacttctctagcttgttagtaataggcaataattCTTAATGTCTCCCtgctctgagtctgttttgcctgtcacaataattgttgagtgatgtCCCcattcttatctcaacccttgagccctttgcatcgtattttctccccctttcccattcaggagggggagtgagagagaggctgcggtggaacttggctgcccacccgagaAAACCACCACTAATTTCCAGACTAAacctctggcacaacttgaggccatactttctagtcctgtcactagttgTCTGTGAGACGAGGCCGACCCctagctccccacaacttcctttaaGGTAGATGTGGAGAGCAGTAAAGTCTCCCCTGTGTTTTCCGTGTTAAGATCCCGCTTCTGGATTAAAGCTGACAAAAGAGCAAACATCAGCTGGGGTGGGTATGGTAAGCCCCCAAGCCACCATGACAACACAACCCTTCCCTTCACCCAACCCCCCTCTAACCCCTCATATTTATAGTACTTaaaatggggagggagggagctttCCTCACAAATAAGGCTTTGCACCCTAAAAATGCAGGTCTGCACCTTACAGTGCAACTGGGGGCCCTAAAGATAAGGCATTGTGCCCTGAAAATGACAGCCTGGGCCATAAAAGTGAGGGTGTAAGCAATAAGAAGCCAGCTTTGTGTCCAGAGAGCAGTCACGGGGGAGCGTGGGGAGGCCTGGTCGTCAAGGTGAGGCTTTAGACCTGAACCCTGGGCCTTTGGAGTCTCTGGCTTGCAGCCTGGACCCTACAATGACGCTCTGGTCCCTCCAAATGGGTGTTTGGACCCTTAAAGGAGGCTCTGGGCCCTCAAATTGAGGCCTTGTCTCCTAGCGTGAGGATTTGGGACCTGAAGAAGCGGGGTATTTCCTCACAAAGAAGGCTTTGTACCCTAAAAATGCAGGTCTGCACCTTACAGTGCAACTAAGGGGCCCTAAAGATAAGGCATTGTGCCCTGAAAATGACAGCCTGGGCCATAAAAGCGAGGGTGTAAGTAATGAGAAGCCAGCTTTATCTCCAGAGAGCAGTCTCAGGGCCCTGAACCAAAGGGCTTGGTCCCTACAAAGGAGCCCCTGGGCCTGCAAACTGAGGGTTTAGGCGATCAGAAGACGACTTGGGATGCCAAGAGGAGGTTCTGGAGCCTGAAAAGAAGGCTTCGGAGCCTAGAGAGGAAACACGGGGGCTTACTAATGCGGCTTTGAAGACTTAAAATGGGGACGGAGCGGGAGCGTGGGGAGGCTTGGTCGTCAAGGTGAGGCTTTAGACCTGGACCCTGGGCCTTTGGAGTCTCTGGCTCACGGACTGGACCCTACAATGATGCTTTGGTCCCTCCAAATGGGTGTTTGGACCCTTAAAGGAGGCTCTGGGCCCTCAAATTGAGGCCTTGTCTCCTAGCGTGAGGATTTGGGACCTGAAGAAGCGGGTATTTCCTCACAAATAAGGCTTTGTACCCtaaaaggcagctctgcacctcACAGTGCAACTGGGGGCCCTAAAGATAAGGCATCGTGCCCTGAAAATGACAGCCTGGGCCATAAAAGTGAGGGTGTATGCAATAAGAATCCAGCTTTGTCTGCAGAGAGCAGTCTCAGGGCCCTGAACCAAAGGGCTTGGTCCCTACAAAGGAGCCCCTGGCCTGCAAACTGAGGGTTTAGGTGATTGTGTTGGGTCTGTCTAGGATGgagtcacctttccctgcagcagcccacacagtgctgtgctctgcagtcgtagctggaacagcactggtatcactccagtgttgtgtctgttGCTGCgtagtgctggcacagcatcgggactccctccaagcccccaagagccagcaggctggggtgggcaagtgatggggaggggacatcgccagggcagctgacctaaaccaaccaaagggatattccataacaccTGATgtcactcagcaataaaaaggggggcTCTCGTGGGGGAGGggtctgtcctcctgaacaaccgCTACGCgttttgaggccctgcttcccaggatgtggccaAACATCgctcgttgatgggaagtagagaataactttttttttcttctctacgTGCTTCCGTGCGGccttattgtttcttttatttcttttttctcccctttccctttaattaaatcattctcatctcaaacctcgagctctttgtgttgtattttctcgCCCTTcctctttggggggggggggaagtgagagagcggttgtggtggagctcggctgcccacccgagtaaaaccacagTGATCAGAAGAAGACTTGGGATGCCAAGTGGATGTTCTGGAGCCTGAAAAGAAGGCTTTGGAGCCTAAAAAGCGTAAGAAGGcctgtttttgtggttttgaatgAGATTTTACATTGCTTAGGAGGAAGGAATGTGATATTGAGATACGTTGCAGTGATAAAGCTTACCAGACACCTTGTGAAATGCAGACTACAACCGTTCTCTTTAATGCAATTAGGCATAAATCACGGTGTCACATCAAGTCTGATAAGGTAAAAAATATTGCCACCTCACAGCGTAAAACTCAggagaaacttgaaaaataagaggCTGGTAATTGAAAGCCGTGCATTATCTGTGAAGCGTCGGATAGTTGTGAACCTGAACTTCCCATTCAATGGGAAACAGGGAGGGTCCCGTCGTCGagagagaaatatatttgtgcTATGGAACTAATAGCACGCTCCTGCTTGCAAgacgcctgccattgcaatcgtgaataaaaagctacttcactgagatcctcgcctgagcctatgTTATTGGCTGCAGAGCGTTTCTCACAAAGTGGGGGCTCGTCCGGGCCAGTCACCTTCTGGGGAGTCCCACTACCACCGCAGCAGGAGGCATGCCCTGCTGATTTCAGCGGTCCTGTGCCTTGGCGACGGTggttctgcagagagctgacaAGGAAGCAAGGCTGGTTAAGAAGGCAGGACTGGTGAAGaattaggggggaaaaaaaaaaggtcactcCGGTTTTGAGATCGACCCGGTAGCTCTGTGCACAGGCCAAGGTAAGAACATACTAAGTATTGCCTTGGCAGTCGGGTGAGACTTGTGTGACGTGTGATTGAGATGTACTTTTGTATGAAGCGACTGCGGAGACCTGATCTGCGGTTCCGTAGCTCCGCTATCTAatgggggggaggcaggggagcaggggggacaTGGCCTTAGTCGCGCGAGTGAGGCTGAAGCTGACGCGCGCGCGTGATCTCTCAGCACAGATGGGATTGGCAGCAAGCTTTATTGTGATGGCGGCTGGGGACTGGAGCCAGGACGTGGGGCTGGAGCACGGCTGCTCCCGTGGCGTTGTTCAGGCCGGCTGTAGGGATTTGGGGCCCGATGTTGTAACCGGGAGCGGCTTCGCATCCGGACTGGCCCGCGTGGCTGGAGCGGCTGCTGCGTTCAGGCACCGGGGAATCGCTGGAGGACCCCGATGCCGTTTCCgctgtcagagctgctgctgctgctgctctgagcactgggGGTTGTAGCACGTCTGCTCCCACGCCGTCTTCGGGTCTGCCTCTGGGTATTTGGGGCCCGGTGTTGGAATGGGGAGCGGCTTCTTCTGTGGGCCGTcccctgctggctggagcatCGTCTCCGTTTTAGGCCCCGGGGACCCACGGGGGGACCCCGATGCAGCCCGCCTGGCAgatctggtgctgctgctgctccagcaccagtTTGTGGTGCACGGCTGCTCCTGCGGCGTCTTCGGGGCCGGCTCTGGGGATCTGGGGCTGGACGTTCCAGCGGTGAGCGGCTTCTCGTCCGGGGTCGCCCCGCTGGCTGGCGGGGTGTCTGCCTTCGGGCACCGTGGAGCGACTGAGGTTCCTGGTGCTGTTccactggcagagctgctgctgctgtcgctgctgctctgagcactgggGGTTGTAGCACCGTCTGCTCCGATGCCGTCTTCCGGGTCTGCCTCTGGTATTTGGGCCTGGTGTTGTAATGGGGAGCGGCTTCTCTGGGCCGTcccctgctggctggagcatTGTCTCTCTTCAGGCCCCGGGGATCCACTGGGGGACCCTGATGCCGCCCGCCTGGCAgatctggtgctgctgctgctcccagcaccaccagtTTGTGGTGCATGGCTGCTCCTGAGGCTTCTTCTGGGCCGGCTCTGGGATCTGGGGCTGGACGTTTCCAGCGGTGAAGCGGCTTCTCGTCCGGGGTCGCCCCCGCTGGCTGGCGGGTGTCTGTCTTCGGCACCATGGGGCGATTGGAGGTTCCTGGTGTTGTTTCAGTGTTAGGGCTGTGAGTGCTTCTCTCAGCACTGGTGTCATGGCGTCTTCGGGGCTGGTTAAAGGTGCCTGGTGCCCAAAGTACATGGCGGATCGTCGTCCGGTCTCTCTCCCGTCTTCTACTGTCAGTCACCAGGATCCCTTGTAATGGCCAcagtgctgcctggctgctggtgcccaCGCCAGCGCAGCTGTCGCACTCCCAGGTGCCTGCGCTGTTGGTCAAGTTGGAGCAGCGCCGGTGGGTGCCTTCGGCAGCGCAGGAGCggcacaggagcagctgccagggcCTGGGGAAGCAAAGAGTTGTGGCTGTGAGGACAAAGTGTCTGAGCCAGGGAGTGGCCGGCACACCCCTTGTGCTCTGTCCTGGCTCCCCCAGCATGTGCTGAGGCTGAGGACCTGTGCAGAGCCGCAGATGGCTGCTGAGGCAACTCACCCCTGTCCCTccgcctgctccctgccttgtgGGTAAAGGCATTCCCTGGCAGTACAGCGCCGGCACCTCTCTTGCAGCGATGCAGAGGCGTTGTTGTTCTCCCAGGCTGGTCCTCTGCAAGAGAAGGGACGAAATTGTCCAGTCCCTGGCCATGCGCAGCGCTTGTGCCCTCGTGGTCtagagagcagggcagagggacacCAACCTGACTGGGACTCGGATCCCTCGGATCCCCATGATGGACATTTCTGAACGAAACTCCCCCCTGTTTCTGCAGACGGGGCACTTGATGCGGTGATTGTCTGTGTGTATGGCcagttcctgcagcagaaacacatgCGGTGAGAGGTGAGCgggccctggtgctgctgaggcaCCTGCCGTGCCCGCAGGGTGAGGGGAGGGCTCCTACCTGGATGCAGCCCCGGTGGAACCAGGCGTGACTGCAGGCTGGGCACACCATGGTGTGGTAGGACTTGCTGTCCCCCACAGGGTCCATGCAGATGGTGCAGGTGGTGTCCTGCTCTGGagctgcctgcactgcctgcTGAGGGCGGTGCTCCCagcagaaggacctgggggggagagggaagggaagggcgaGGTGAGAAGTGCTGGGCCTGCCGCGGTTGTGGCGAGGAGGGCAGAAGGAACGTGAAGGAGCCCCAGGCCCATCCAGGCTCTGGCGCTGCCTctggctctgccaggctgctggaAGCACCACCGTGGGGTCCTCTCTTGcttggctggtgctggcagcccttACCTGTACCGCCCAAAGAACTGGGTGACACATTCTCCCTCCGAGGCGCAGGGGAGATGGAAGCTGCGTTCACAAGCCCGTCTCCGTGCAGGTGATGGTGGCCCCTCGCTCGCCACAAACGAAGCATTGCTGAAAAGAACACAGCAGCCCCATTAGCAGCAGGCTCGATGCCGCCGCAACCCGCTGGCCCCACacccctgggcagggcagggcacagggTGCGGGCGCTGCTGGGTCACACTCTGCAGACCCGCCTGGCGGACGAGGCTCgtctgccagagcagcagtttgTCCCGGAGCAGGTTGGAAAGGCTGGGATTGCTTCCTTGGGGTCCAGGCTAAGCTTGCGGGAGCATCTCCTGCACAAACCTCCCTGTTCCCCATCAGGTCCTCACCTTCTGGGATGCCCGCTTGATCGCGCATCGGATGTCGTCAGGACGGTACCCCTCTATGTGTTTGCGCATGCTTCCACGCCGTGAAAGGCTATCCACAAAATACTgtagaagagaaaagagcaggatcTCATTAGGGGTCGTAGAGGAAGGGACCGTCCCTGGTGGGATGCTGACAGGAGCCACGGAGAACTCACCAGGCAAAACGCGTGGGCACAGAGCCCATTCCTTTTGTGTTTGGGGCCGCAGATGTTTGGGTCAGCATCTGCCCGGCCACACAGCATGCATGCTGGAGGGGAGAGAGCAAACGCACAGCCATTGAGCGCCTTTGCGGGCCAGGTGTCCCTGAGGGACTGTCCCCGAGGGCCTGTTCTGTCCCTGCCACgctggctgatgggcagggccagaggctgtggaggggaagggggcacaGCAGGCACAAGGGTCCCAGGCAGGCACCCACAGCCCGACCTGGGCCCCCCCTGCCAAGGAGCAGAGGGGCCCTGCCCCGGGGTGGTTGGggagcccctgcctgcccctgcctcccctctcaGCCACAggcaccccccccagcccctccccgcCCTCCTGTGGGATGGGATGCTTTTCTCTCACCTTGTTCCCTCGAGTCGGGAGCCTTCCGCTTCATTGCAGACATGGTGCACTTCGACAGCGAGCACTTGGAGAGTCGCTGCCCCAGCAGTGCCGGGGTTTTCTCCTCCACACGCTCCTCTGCCGACCCTGAGGGAGAAGCAGGACGAGGGTGAGTCTGTAGCACGGGCCCGAGGTGTGGGACCCCTCCTCCCTCGGCAGCCCCggccagccccctcctccctgctctctccccaACTCACCAAATCGCACTGAGGCACGGCCCGAGCCAGCAGCCTTTTATCTGCTCCTCGCCCCGCGGGTCACAGTGGCCATTGTGACATCACCACCGCACGCCCCCCGTTTGGGC encodes:
- the LOC126913762 gene encoding PHD finger protein 7-like, with product MGLLCSFQQCFVCGERGATITCTETGCERSFHLPCASEGECVTQFFGRYRSFCWEHRPQQAVQAAPEQDTTCTICMDPVGDSKSYHTMVCPACSHAWFHRGCIQELAIHTDNHRIKCPVCRNRGEFRSEMSIMGIRGIRVPVRGPAWENNNASASLQERCRRCTARECLYPQGREQAEGQGPWQLLLCRSCAAEGTHRRCSNLTNSAGTWECDSCAGVGTSSQAALWPLQGILVTDSRRRERDRTTIRHPAGDGPEKPLPITTPGPKYPEADPKTASEQTCYNPQCSEQQRQQQQLCQWNSTRNLQSLHGARRQTPRQPAGATPDEKPLTAGTSSPRSPEPAPKTPQEQPCTTNWCWEQQQHQICQAGGIGVPQVGRGACGGETPALLGQRLSKCSLSKCTMSAMKRKAPDSREQACMLCGRADADPNICGPKHKRNGLCAHAFCLYFVDSLSRRGSMRKHIEGYRPDDIRCAIKRASQKVRT